A section of the Bacillus sp. HSf4 genome encodes:
- the cyoE gene encoding heme o synthase, with protein MISLKNYISLVKPGIIISNSIAAFGGFWIACISSEKALAGGAFFMAMLSAMAGTALVMAAGTVYNNYFDRHIDAKMERTKSRASAAGRLSPRSILAYGTLLGVAGLTLLCTLNVLTALLGFAAFILYAVIYTVWFKRSSVWSTFVGSFPGAALPLMGYCAAVGHVDMTALILYAIMFLWQPPHFWAIGITRKEEYRAAGVPLLPVVKGNHMTKVSMIRYIILLVPVTLLLYFYVGLDRLSPLYFISALILGFIWIYKSCQGFKAENDIKWSKSMFQYSLVYFCLLFSIMIVDTFMMAFIFRG; from the coding sequence ATGATTTCACTGAAAAACTATATCAGCCTGGTCAAACCCGGAATCATCATTTCCAATTCTATCGCCGCATTCGGCGGATTTTGGATCGCATGTATCAGTTCAGAAAAAGCGTTAGCCGGAGGCGCGTTTTTTATGGCCATGCTTTCGGCGATGGCGGGAACGGCGCTTGTCATGGCGGCCGGGACCGTGTATAACAATTACTTTGACAGGCATATCGATGCCAAAATGGAGCGCACGAAAAGTCGTGCATCTGCAGCCGGCAGATTGTCCCCGCGCTCGATCCTGGCATACGGCACCCTGCTGGGAGTCGCAGGACTCACATTGTTATGTACGCTCAATGTATTGACCGCTCTTCTCGGATTCGCCGCCTTTATTTTGTACGCGGTGATCTATACGGTCTGGTTTAAAAGGTCATCGGTATGGAGCACATTTGTCGGCAGTTTTCCCGGAGCGGCACTGCCTTTAATGGGATATTGCGCCGCTGTGGGACATGTTGACATGACGGCGCTTATTTTATATGCCATTATGTTTTTATGGCAGCCTCCGCACTTTTGGGCGATCGGCATTACCCGCAAGGAAGAATACCGAGCAGCGGGAGTGCCGCTTCTTCCGGTCGTCAAAGGCAACCATATGACAAAAGTGAGCATGATCAGATACATCATTCTGCTTGTGCCTGTCACGCTTTTATTGTATTTCTACGTCGGCCTTGACCGCCTGAGCCCGCTCTATTTTATATCCGCTCTAATCCTCGGCTTTATCTGGATTTATAAAAGCTGCCAGGGGTTCAAAGCAGAGAACGATATCAAGTGGTCCAAAAGCATGTTTCAATATTCGCTCGTTTATTTTTGTCTCCTGTTTTCGATCATGATTGTCGACACCTTCATGATGGCGTTTATCTTTAGAGGATAA
- a CDS encoding Gfo/Idh/MocA family oxidoreductase → MINGEKNLEKPIRWAMVGGGRGSQIGYIHRSAALRDHHFQLVAGSFDIDPDRGRDFGVNLHVDPKRCYPNDQTMFHEEGKREDGIQAVSIATPNSTHYEITKAALNAGLHVICEKPLCFTTQEAMELEKLAKEKERVVGITYGYSGHQMIEQARRMIENGDLGDIRIVNMQFAHGFHSAPVENDNASTKWRVDPKVAGPSYVLGDLGTHPLFLSEVMLPNFKIKKLMCSRQSFVKSRSPLEDNAFTIMEYENGAMAMIWCSCVNAGSMHGQKIRVIGSKASIEWWDEHPNQLRYEVQGRPAMTLDRGMDYLYSEALRDDRIAAGHSEGLFESWSNLYARFAKAMEKADRGEAFNDVWYPGIEAGVEGVRWVENCVRSADQGAAWVDYQ, encoded by the coding sequence ATGATAAATGGGGAAAAAAATCTTGAAAAACCGATACGCTGGGCGATGGTCGGCGGCGGACGCGGAAGCCAAATCGGCTACATTCACCGCTCGGCCGCCCTGCGCGATCATCATTTTCAATTGGTTGCCGGATCATTTGACATTGATCCGGACCGGGGGAGAGACTTCGGTGTGAATTTGCACGTTGATCCGAAGCGGTGCTATCCAAATGATCAAACCATGTTTCATGAAGAAGGGAAGCGTGAAGACGGCATTCAAGCTGTGTCCATTGCAACACCCAACAGCACCCATTATGAAATCACAAAAGCGGCTTTAAATGCCGGATTACATGTCATCTGTGAAAAGCCTCTTTGCTTTACGACGCAAGAAGCTATGGAACTGGAAAAACTGGCGAAGGAAAAAGAACGAGTCGTCGGCATTACATATGGCTATTCAGGACACCAGATGATTGAACAGGCGCGCCGAATGATTGAAAATGGCGATTTAGGCGATATTCGCATTGTCAACATGCAATTTGCCCACGGATTCCATTCCGCTCCTGTAGAAAACGATAACGCCAGTACGAAATGGCGGGTGGATCCGAAAGTGGCCGGCCCCAGCTATGTGCTGGGAGATTTAGGTACGCATCCGTTGTTTTTGTCTGAGGTGATGCTTCCAAACTTTAAAATTAAAAAACTGATGTGTTCCCGCCAAAGCTTTGTGAAGAGCCGCTCACCGCTGGAGGACAATGCTTTTACAATCATGGAATATGAAAACGGCGCCATGGCGATGATCTGGTGTTCTTGTGTGAATGCTGGAAGCATGCACGGACAAAAAATTCGCGTCATCGGTTCTAAAGCAAGCATCGAATGGTGGGATGAACATCCTAACCAGCTGAGGTATGAAGTGCAGGGGAGACCGGCGATGACTTTAGACCGGGGGATGGATTACCTGTACTCAGAGGCGCTTCGAGACGACCGGATAGCAGCAGGTCATTCAGAGGGATTGTTTGAATCGTGGTCCAATCTGTATGCCCGCTTTGCAAAGGCCATGGAGAAAGCGGACCGCGGAGAAGCTTTCAACGATGTTTGGTACCCGGGAATTGAGGCGGGAGTTGAAGGCGTTCGCTGGGTGGAGAACTGTGTGCGGTCAGCAGACCAGGGGGCAGCCTGGGTTGACTATCAATAA
- a CDS encoding fibronectin type III-like domain-contianing protein, whose product MQKLQPGETKTVTIPFDDKTFRYFNVKTNKWEIEQADYEILIGASSADIRLRDTIFVEGTGAPIPYDNEKLPSYYSGHANNVSEEEFENLLGYKVPESKWDRTKRLGYNDTIAQCQYARGAFGKLAFYSIIFTHWFLRKIGKRSTANLMMMSIYHLPFRGIARMSGGIVNMPMVDGILMMVNGRFFKGASHVLKERKKVVKSAK is encoded by the coding sequence TTGCAAAAATTACAACCCGGAGAAACCAAAACCGTAACCATTCCTTTTGATGATAAAACCTTCCGCTATTTTAATGTGAAGACAAATAAATGGGAAATTGAACAAGCTGATTATGAAATTTTGATCGGTGCATCAAGTGCAGATATCCGTTTAAGAGACACTATTTTTGTGGAAGGTACAGGTGCCCCCATTCCATATGACAATGAGAAACTTCCTTCCTATTATTCAGGTCATGCAAACAATGTCAGTGAAGAAGAATTTGAAAACTTGCTTGGATATAAAGTTCCTGAATCCAAATGGGATCGAACAAAACGACTGGGGTACAACGATACCATTGCACAGTGCCAGTATGCCAGGGGGGCATTTGGGAAATTGGCGTTTTACTCGATTATCTTTACCCACTGGTTTCTACGAAAAATAGGAAAAAGAAGCACTGCAAATCTCATGATGATGTCTATATATCATTTGCCGTTCAGGGGAATTGCCAGAATGTCAGGAGGAATCGTCAATATGCCAATGGTCGATGGTATCTTGATGATGGTGAATGGCCGATTTTTTAAGGGGGCCAGTCATGTGTTAAAGGAAAGAAAAAAGGTGGTAAAGTCCGCTAAATAA
- the glf gene encoding UDP-galactopyranose mutase, which translates to MKPKYDFLIVGAGLYGAVFAHEVKKAGKSCLIIDKRGHIAGNIYTEKVEDIQVHKYGAHIFHTSNKKIWDYVNRFTEFNRYINSPIANYHGEIYNLPFNMNTFNKMWGVVTPDEAKEKIRQQCKDHFVEDPQNLEEQAINLVGPDIYEKLIRGYTEKQWGRPCTELPAFIIRRIPVRFTYDNNYFYDTYQGIPTDGYTAMVERMIEGIEVKLHTDYLEDKNYWNSVTEKVVYSGPIDAYFDYKYGVLGYRSLRFETEVLEMPDYQGNAVVNYTDRETPFTRIIEHKHFEFGTQPKTIISKEYGMKWQIGDEPYYPINDRKNSGLYQKYKALTESENNVIFGGRLGEYKYYDMDKVVGVALRKVREVLG; encoded by the coding sequence ATGAAACCGAAATATGATTTTTTGATTGTAGGCGCGGGTCTATATGGAGCCGTATTTGCCCACGAAGTAAAAAAAGCCGGAAAATCATGTCTCATAATTGATAAACGCGGCCATATTGCTGGCAATATTTATACGGAGAAAGTGGAAGATATACAGGTGCATAAATATGGGGCCCATATTTTCCATACAAGCAATAAAAAAATCTGGGATTATGTTAACCGGTTTACCGAATTCAACAGATATATCAATAGTCCAATCGCTAATTATCATGGTGAAATTTATAATCTGCCGTTTAACATGAACACGTTTAACAAGATGTGGGGCGTTGTAACACCAGATGAAGCAAAGGAAAAAATCCGACAGCAATGCAAAGACCACTTTGTGGAAGATCCGCAAAACTTGGAAGAACAAGCTATTAATCTCGTTGGACCGGATATTTATGAAAAACTCATTCGCGGATACACCGAAAAGCAGTGGGGGCGTCCATGCACAGAACTTCCTGCCTTTATCATTCGCAGGATACCGGTAAGGTTTACATATGACAATAATTACTTTTACGATACCTATCAGGGAATACCAACTGACGGGTATACGGCTATGGTTGAGCGAATGATAGAAGGAATTGAGGTAAAGCTCCATACAGATTATTTGGAGGATAAAAACTATTGGAACAGTGTTACAGAAAAAGTAGTTTATAGCGGACCTATTGATGCTTATTTTGATTATAAATACGGTGTTTTGGGATACAGAAGCTTGCGGTTTGAAACTGAGGTGTTGGAAATGCCTGACTACCAAGGAAATGCGGTCGTTAATTATACAGACCGAGAAACTCCTTTCACACGTATTATTGAACATAAGCACTTTGAATTTGGAACACAGCCTAAAACCATCATAAGCAAGGAATATGGTATGAAATGGCAAATAGGAGATGAACCTTATTATCCGATCAATGACCGTAAGAACAGTGGATTGTATCAAAAATATAAAGCGTTAACCGAATCAGAAAACAATGTCATCTTCGGCGGCCGTTTAGGTGAATACAAATATTACGATATGGACAAAGTTGTCGGGGTTGCTTTGAGAAAAGTAAGAGAAGTCTTAGGCTAA
- a CDS encoding glycosyltransferase family 2 protein, whose protein sequence is MKLLSVVIPCYNSQEYMRYCIESLLPGGDDVELLIVNDGSSDQTADIANEYAKKCPTIIKAIHQENGGHGEAVNTGIRNASGYYLKVVDSDDWVDTRAYLKILEKIHDFITREKSVDMMISNFVYEKEGTKYKKVMKYENVLPEGTIFTWNDIGQFRKGQYLLMHSVIYRTQLLKECGLELPKHTFYVDNLFVYRPLEHVQKIYYINVDFYRYLIGREDQSVNERVMIQRVDQQIKVNKLMIEQVNLENVTSQKLREYMLHHLEIVTIVSAILLIRSGTAENLKKKKELWEYIKEKDINFYYHLKYGILGRTINLPGRIGRGISVSVYKISQRLVGFN, encoded by the coding sequence ATGAAATTATTATCAGTAGTTATTCCTTGCTATAATTCACAAGAATATATGAGGTATTGCATCGAGTCTCTATTGCCCGGGGGCGATGACGTAGAGCTACTGATAGTTAATGACGGCTCCTCAGATCAAACAGCAGACATTGCCAATGAATATGCAAAAAAATGTCCAACCATCATCAAAGCAATTCATCAGGAAAACGGAGGACATGGAGAAGCCGTAAATACGGGTATCCGAAATGCTTCCGGATACTACTTAAAGGTAGTGGACAGTGATGACTGGGTAGATACTCGGGCATATCTAAAAATACTTGAAAAGATACACGACTTTATAACAAGAGAAAAATCAGTGGATATGATGATTAGCAATTTTGTTTATGAAAAAGAAGGCACAAAATACAAGAAGGTTATGAAATATGAAAATGTCCTGCCGGAAGGAACCATTTTCACTTGGAATGATATAGGGCAATTCCGAAAAGGACAGTATCTTTTAATGCATTCTGTTATTTACAGAACGCAGCTGCTGAAAGAATGCGGTCTTGAACTGCCTAAGCATACGTTTTATGTGGATAATTTATTTGTATACAGACCACTTGAACATGTACAGAAAATCTACTATATCAACGTTGATTTTTATCGGTATTTGATCGGCAGGGAAGACCAGTCGGTGAATGAGCGTGTCATGATTCAAAGGGTTGACCAACAGATTAAAGTTAACAAGCTTATGATAGAACAAGTGAATCTGGAAAACGTGACAAGTCAAAAGCTCCGAGAGTATATGCTTCACCATCTGGAAATCGTTACGATCGTTTCTGCCATTTTATTAATACGTTCAGGAACAGCAGAGAATCTGAAAAAGAAAAAAGAATTATGGGAGTATATTAAAGAGAAGGATATAAATTTTTATTACCATCTCAAATACGGGATTTTGGGTCGGACCATTAACTTACCCGGCCGGATTGGACGAGGGATTTCCGTGTCGGTATACAAAATTTCGCAAAGATTGGTCGGATTTAATTAA
- a CDS encoding putative holin-like toxin produces the protein MLMTTYETISLMIAFGMLIAVLSKKEK, from the coding sequence ATGCTTATGACAACATACGAAACAATCTCGCTAATGATTGCTTTTGGCATGTTAATTGCCGTGTTGTCGAAGAAAGAAAAATAG
- a CDS encoding LysR family transcriptional regulator, protein MYYDALKTFVTLAEVKNFTKTAEILLMSQPSVSMHIKNLEKEFQTKLFERSPKYLKITPTGEILYDRAKQMITIYEQTRQDILDHHNSVKGELKIGASFTIGEYILPSLLFDLQKEYPELELKAVIGNTEEVVQSVRMYKVDIGLIEGQTNDKELSVNAFMQDELFIAASSSHPLAGKEEVTMADLQNQTWVTREVGSGTREYLNHVIRSNGLKVKSFLTISSNQGIKETLMTGIGLSLLSQSVIERDVQHGNLSVIKLKNQTFNRTLSYIYSPIMQDKKNVKIFINALNKRTHME, encoded by the coding sequence TTGTATTATGACGCGCTCAAAACATTTGTCACTCTGGCAGAAGTGAAAAACTTTACGAAAACGGCCGAGATTCTCCTCATGTCACAACCGAGCGTCAGCATGCACATCAAAAACCTGGAGAAAGAATTCCAGACAAAATTATTTGAACGGTCGCCGAAATATTTGAAGATCACCCCGACAGGTGAAATTTTATACGACCGCGCCAAACAAATGATTACGATTTATGAACAAACGAGACAGGATATCCTTGACCACCACAATTCCGTTAAAGGCGAGCTGAAGATCGGCGCAAGCTTCACAATCGGAGAGTATATTCTGCCGTCGCTTCTTTTTGATCTGCAAAAAGAATATCCCGAGCTCGAGCTTAAGGCGGTCATCGGCAACACGGAAGAAGTCGTGCAATCCGTCCGTATGTACAAAGTGGACATCGGTTTAATCGAGGGACAGACAAACGACAAAGAGCTGTCTGTAAACGCCTTTATGCAGGATGAACTGTTCATCGCTGCGTCAAGCAGCCACCCCCTTGCCGGTAAAGAAGAAGTGACAATGGCCGATCTCCAAAACCAGACATGGGTGACGCGGGAAGTCGGTTCTGGCACGCGCGAATACCTGAACCATGTGATCCGTTCAAACGGCTTAAAAGTGAAGTCGTTTCTGACGATCAGCAGCAATCAAGGAATCAAAGAAACGCTGATGACGGGCATCGGGCTTTCCCTCTTGTCGCAAAGCGTCATTGAAAGAGACGTGCAGCACGGAAATCTTTCGGTGATCAAGCTGAAAAACCAAACCTTTAACAGAACGCTTTCATATATATACTCTCCCATCATGCAGGATAAGAAAAATGTGAAGATTTTTATCAATGCGCTCAATAAAAGAACACATATGGAATAG
- a CDS encoding TIM barrel protein, with translation MKLFYLAGAPCCWGVDDPTNPYNPPWEKVLQEASQAGYDGIELGPYGYIPMDIGRVQRVLAKHHLTIIAGTIFDDLVSESNLEKLLDQADEICSFITQLPKPRLKGKRYSPPFLVLIDWGHRERDYQAGHPDRGKRLSAQDWDNMMKHIRALSERAWNKYGVRPVIHPHAGGYIEFADEIKKLMDDIPYETAGLCLDTGHLYYSKMDPVNWLGKFFDRLDYIHFKDIDIDVYQEVMRERIRFFDACAKGVMCPIGQGVIDYKSIYRLLKEFDYHGYITIEQERDPRNADASLCDVKQSVDYLKRAGF, from the coding sequence ATGAAGCTGTTTTACTTAGCAGGAGCTCCTTGCTGCTGGGGTGTTGATGATCCAACGAACCCCTATAACCCTCCATGGGAAAAAGTGCTGCAGGAAGCATCACAAGCGGGATACGATGGAATCGAATTAGGGCCGTACGGATATATACCGATGGATATCGGGAGAGTGCAGAGAGTGCTTGCCAAACATCATTTGACGATCATCGCGGGTACGATCTTTGACGATCTCGTGTCAGAGTCTAATCTGGAAAAGTTATTGGATCAGGCTGATGAGATCTGTTCCTTTATCACCCAACTGCCCAAACCCCGCTTGAAAGGGAAACGATATTCGCCGCCTTTTTTGGTATTGATTGACTGGGGGCATCGTGAAAGGGATTACCAAGCCGGGCACCCGGATCGGGGGAAAAGGCTGTCCGCACAGGATTGGGACAATATGATGAAACATATTCGGGCCCTTTCAGAACGAGCGTGGAACAAGTATGGTGTAAGACCGGTCATCCATCCGCACGCCGGCGGCTATATCGAATTTGCCGATGAGATCAAGAAGCTGATGGACGACATTCCTTATGAAACAGCAGGACTTTGCCTTGATACGGGACACTTATATTATTCAAAAATGGACCCCGTAAACTGGCTCGGGAAGTTCTTCGACCGATTGGATTACATCCATTTTAAAGACATTGACATCGATGTTTATCAAGAAGTGATGAGGGAGCGCATTCGGTTTTTTGATGCCTGTGCCAAAGGTGTCATGTGCCCGATCGGACAGGGGGTCATTGACTATAAATCGATTTATCGATTATTAAAAGAGTTCGATTACCACGGGTATATCACCATTGAACAGGAGCGCGACCCGAGAAACGCGGATGCGAGTCTGTGCGATGTCAAACAAAGCGTTGACTATTTAAAACGCGCCGGATTCTAG
- a CDS encoding sugar O-acetyltransferase: MKSEKEKMLQGKLYHAADPILVKDRQNARRITNQFNQHAELDEHRKAELIKELFGSTGSTIHIEPSFRCDYGYNIHVGEHFFANFDCVFLDVCEIRIGDHCLMGPGVHIYTAMHPLDPTERMSGAESGSPVVIGHRVWIGGRAVINPGVTIGDNAVIASGAVVTKDVPNDAVVGGNPARIIKKIDVS, encoded by the coding sequence ATGAAATCTGAAAAAGAAAAAATGCTGCAAGGAAAGCTTTATCATGCAGCTGATCCAATTCTGGTCAAAGATAGGCAGAACGCCCGCAGAATTACGAACCAGTTCAATCAGCATGCAGAACTGGATGAACATAGAAAGGCGGAGCTGATCAAAGAGCTGTTCGGGTCAACAGGAAGCACGATTCACATCGAACCGTCATTCCGCTGTGATTACGGCTATAACATCCATGTCGGTGAACATTTCTTTGCCAACTTTGACTGTGTATTTCTCGATGTTTGTGAAATCAGAATCGGTGATCACTGTTTAATGGGGCCTGGTGTTCACATCTATACAGCCATGCATCCGCTTGACCCGACTGAAAGAATGAGCGGTGCGGAGTCGGGAAGTCCGGTAGTCATCGGCCATCGCGTATGGATCGGCGGCAGGGCCGTGATCAATCCGGGTGTTACAATCGGTGACAATGCCGTTATTGCTTCCGGTGCGGTCGTGACAAAGGATGTGCCGAATGATGCTGTTGTTGGCGGGAATCCGGCAAGAATCATCAAGAAGATTGACGTTTCATAA
- a CDS encoding ROK family glucokinase: MKKLIGIDLGGTTVKFAILTAEGGIQQKWSMETDVQNKGENIIPEIIHSINHRLNLYGLSADDFLGIGMGSPGAVDIEKGTVSGAFNLGWKTLQPVKEKVEAGTGIPFCIDNDANVAALGERWKGAGEGCANLVFITLGTGVGGGVIVEGHLIHGKGAAGEIGHMIVDHDGYPCTCGNRGCLETVASGTGVVRLARDLSEEFAGESKLKWLIDDGQEVTAKIVFDQAKQDDKLALMAVNKFYFYLGFACGNIGNLLNPDAIVIGGGVSAVGETLLKGIEEYFHEFSYPHVRTSTKIKLAQLGNDAGVIGAASLVKTRKTKKTIAGKAK, from the coding sequence ATGAAAAAATTAATCGGAATTGATTTAGGCGGCACTACCGTAAAATTTGCTATTCTCACGGCAGAAGGGGGGATTCAACAAAAGTGGAGCATGGAAACAGATGTTCAAAATAAAGGGGAGAATATTATTCCCGAGATTATTCATTCCATTAATCACCGGTTAAATTTATACGGTCTGTCGGCTGATGATTTTTTAGGTATCGGTATGGGTTCACCTGGAGCCGTCGATATCGAAAAAGGAACTGTTAGTGGGGCATTTAATTTAGGCTGGAAAACGCTGCAGCCAGTTAAAGAAAAGGTTGAAGCTGGAACCGGAATTCCTTTCTGCATCGATAATGATGCGAATGTCGCCGCATTAGGAGAGCGTTGGAAGGGGGCGGGTGAAGGTTGTGCCAATTTAGTCTTTATTACGCTTGGCACAGGTGTTGGCGGAGGTGTGATTGTTGAAGGCCACTTAATTCATGGAAAAGGGGCTGCAGGAGAAATAGGCCATATGATTGTGGATCATGATGGTTATCCATGTACATGCGGCAATCGCGGTTGTTTGGAAACCGTAGCTAGTGGAACAGGTGTGGTTCGATTAGCGCGGGATTTATCAGAAGAATTTGCTGGTGAATCAAAGCTGAAATGGTTAATTGATGACGGTCAGGAAGTAACGGCTAAGATTGTTTTTGACCAAGCAAAACAAGATGACAAATTAGCACTCATGGCAGTAAATAAATTTTATTTTTACTTAGGATTTGCTTGCGGGAACATCGGGAACTTGTTGAATCCTGATGCAATTGTGATTGGAGGCGGCGTATCCGCTGTAGGAGAAACCCTTCTAAAGGGAATAGAGGAATACTTCCATGAATTTTCCTATCCACATGTCCGAACCAGTACAAAAATTAAACTAGCGCAGTTAGGAAATGATGCAGGAGTCATAGGGGCAGCCTCGTTAGTCAAAACTCGGAAGACTAAGAAAACAATAGCAGGCAAAGCTAAATAA
- a CDS encoding AraC family transcriptional regulator — translation MTQYFVKKGIQSSFESDSIPELLYISKVDGTHTKMPRTMHMHHDLMEIIYIKEGSGSHIIGDRHYHTKKGDILIYNKGVLHDEFAVPDTNMSTFCCGITNVKLPGLPRNHLIPKDHSYVLHSREYAAHIESLLEMMYWQISEEKSGAEEICSYLLRTLITLIMQIPQENEGLLKTEDSQLANAIKTYIDEHYLEDITLRLLSEQFHVSSYYLVHVFKNSTGFSPIQYMIRRRIGEAQSLLINTSDHITKIAGMVGYDNASYFATLFSKIVGVSPKKYRQLWRKKES, via the coding sequence ATGACTCAATATTTCGTTAAAAAAGGCATACAATCAAGTTTTGAAAGCGATTCAATTCCTGAATTGCTTTATATCAGCAAAGTTGACGGCACCCACACAAAAATGCCCCGAACGATGCATATGCATCATGATTTGATGGAAATCATTTATATAAAAGAGGGAAGCGGCAGCCACATCATTGGCGACCGGCATTATCATACAAAAAAAGGTGATATTTTAATATATAACAAAGGTGTCCTTCACGATGAGTTTGCCGTTCCGGATACGAATATGAGCACTTTTTGCTGCGGAATCACAAATGTGAAGCTTCCCGGGCTGCCGAGAAATCATCTGATCCCAAAAGACCATTCATATGTGCTGCATAGCAGGGAATATGCTGCACATATAGAATCATTGCTGGAGATGATGTACTGGCAAATTTCCGAGGAAAAGTCCGGGGCCGAGGAAATTTGCAGCTACCTGCTTCGTACGCTGATCACACTCATTATGCAAATTCCCCAGGAAAATGAAGGTTTATTAAAAACAGAAGATTCGCAATTGGCAAACGCCATCAAAACTTACATTGATGAGCATTACCTCGAAGACATTACACTGCGTCTCCTTTCTGAACAATTTCATGTCAGTTCTTATTATCTGGTTCATGTATTCAAAAATTCGACCGGTTTTTCTCCTATTCAATATATGATCCGGCGCCGAATCGGAGAGGCGCAGTCACTGCTGATCAACACAAGTGATCATATCACAAAAATTGCCGGGATGGTCGGTTATGATAATGCCAGTTATTTTGCGACCCTTTTTTCTAAAATCGTCGGGGTTTCTCCAAAAAAATACCGTCAGCTATGGAGAAAAAAAGAAAGCTAG